The following proteins are co-located in the Penaeus vannamei isolate JL-2024 unplaced genomic scaffold, ASM4276789v1 unanchor24, whole genome shotgun sequence genome:
- the LOC138860860 gene encoding germ cell nuclear acidic protein-like, translating into MEAVLESETSEENEPEIPEEEAVFEPEMEAVLESETSEEDEPEIPEEEAVFEPEMEAEAVLESETSEEDEPEIPEEEAVLVSEMEAPEEEAVFEPDMEAVLEAETSEENEPEIPEEEAVLESEMESETSEEDEPETPEEEAVLESEMEAPEEEAVLESEMEAPEEEAVFEPEMEAVLESIPTTHSLDDDVDYDEYVDDDDDDNEDDDGVDDDGDVMRISTATTTTMRQ; encoded by the exons atggaggccgtcctcgagtccgagacttcggaggagaaCGAGCCTGAGATTCCAGAggaggaggccgttttcgagcccgagatggaggccgtcctcgagtccgagacttcggaggaggacgagcctgagattcCAGAggaggaggccgttttcgagcccgagatggaggcc gaggccgtcctcgagtccgagacttcggaggaggacgagcctgagattccggaggaggaggccgtcctcgtgTCCGAAATGgaggctccggaggaggaggccgttttcgagcccgatATGGAGGCCGTCCTTGAggccgagacttcggaggagaacgagcctgagattccggaggaggaggccgtcctcgagtccgagatggag tccgagacttcggaggaagacgagcctgagactccggaggaggaggccgtcctcgagtccgagatggAGGCTCCGGAGGAAGAGGCtgtcctcgagtccgagatggaggctccggaggaggaggccgttttcgagcccgagatggaggccgtcctcgagtccatacccaccactcactctctggAT GATGATGTCGACTACGACGaatatgttgatgatgacgatgacgataacgaagacgatgacggcgttgacgatgatggtgatgtgatgaggaTTTCAACAGCGACGACGACGACTATGAGACAATGA